A portion of the Trichomycterus rosablanca isolate fTriRos1 chromosome 17, fTriRos1.hap1, whole genome shotgun sequence genome contains these proteins:
- the LOC134331910 gene encoding stereocilin, with protein MGIFISGVTNQMNVTLNFVPKLTKSYYVSDILLPESLNQLLKEPEGNEKEDQRETVLKELVEIWRKGGGWYPRRDQQQNPEKRQDRQIHSVLSSIVGGLKSLGILPRKAIGLPSLNQPLDRNRLSGFLYNISMYLQEMSAELDDDQAFSDEHFWENLLHSFIQSDGRNPHGPWASRVPPRPSFRLQELFLSLRGSPHWDGLLGLVQSVLTVIEQQPQRPLLTFVSQNWKTISALLDTALQALVSGTYSQASAGLQGFICILKGQNDCDFNLTWLQQLLTFLETRNWKPVVNLHPGSVASDHREGSLSGRLKPFSVPPEALREESGHMNIASSVGESITSMKTLLMQALSKSNPGERAAHFAERNPALIQGLDGLRRGLLRRVGSTVYGNLRSKVSRVTMALLDDLGGMAEEPQSSQQGRCSVGDLRQLILWGIRHNVTWDAQEMGFTSHGLPIRPSLMSCPSSEKGNNSDPLRQPRSLKTSRRLQQQPTYPNQTDSELSASAEILEAACNASIPGLTGVSNFTVFLYCNLFDGGDATLDPEVGHGVPDLQVSCSNAAWYLSAAEEDFLWVHICSEFFAQDFNNTVCANSSFWLQQAYQAAATKDYHYFNQSTINDLCLQLSSDVPGSSGSSTEDCLAMLSTRSLSAEDFRRCFLPNDSALISALCGNASSPLAHDGWAAEYCSKVLHHDSKETMCSFPDWTEEHFTNTTILEFCRDTEGLRDYLCSNVSLYLKLLPKQHLLSDFCGSDSVPKQDAKCVLQQLFDMLPAPYDFDTYQLCVNPVSILQETLYNLSHCEGVVDERIGWLATVSYVLQVLDFVVGLSAGLDEGEQEVRQGLGQAILLTRLLNNASFWTNLRSNASVSVLQTVGVFLRQEKNPSLKEDLLSCFSPVLWDLIQKEDNSSALRFLLQEYLQMPRERIRTLVLSAEKDAVKRFLSHVHHRWDQLQVETIQASPKEKEAMETMTAAFIHKFPRVTPELFVDLSQFIPYMSVSDIMNFPASLMVNDSVLTAIRDHSSQMKSPQKQAFVKRLLQSNVVGDVPSWPPYFLTSILPLLPHLPVSHFQQLTSQQLSPLLEMLANSSLDVVRGRHVIRTVYSKKNLTNDTIMRLGFLICYLNSEELHHVLSVSPVSPVLWQQVAECVSDGHVSGNGRLSHWLALALKPLNASLLSSPTLSSIRGVLPQLGASFLQPLHSGEVLELLSVPGIPTFSPAQAFQILRKISQEIPNISANTLCRLKPLFRGLSPAFLRNLIVPGSEGASDCQCWSSMLRDLQPAHRVMVHGALREALKRSSANLTHYLRCFLPIVSLKKLSTELDAPTILDHISQYRNLPWSPQQAQLLFRTIQQSDNISGETLLHLGHIAGGMDCKHLQFWANESDFSELLRFLTELPGGLRPALRKCVVDELRKSPDLNLDGLAPSFIAQLPATMIEKLSNSSLMAILNHLQRHFIDFLQLPRHKQTTLAERAVSVLGISEDRISGASMDLLGPLVFFLDRDVLSQVDREALKLRLEDLRQYCMPPDSFKEVAILLTERSMLGQPKSWTAGDVEHVGRLVFTLSPQLIQSLPLDDIGSDTIEQVLQAQRHWEETAVGEACADPKGLRDKIYSFIHKIIRGRKWMRREPIPSCADIRGTFPAAWRWYQLNRMKRKELVECVEFLGQDGSLDAEQRWALWAELRQVYKPVRTLRSEQVLELGCIITEMSERELQALNLSDLAVVAHLGSFRHWNPRKMRAALQGFLRQHKQKPEDLGVMELVSLGHLLCGFSPSEISRLDPFNLSVSAFFLREMDLPCSEQQIQALTARLSSTSGFGPVSSWSAEIFTEIGNLAAGLDDMVLSSLVKEQMEGLTPSAISLMHPNKMAVVFSVSQFSWLNSEQAWAVTEEQWKKLDSRQKQALSMAQYEGDMMLEHRGRNQAPAVWLADHLTACTLFLLCFLLHSL; from the exons ATGGGCATCTTCATCTCAGGCGTTACTAATCAGATGAATGTGACTCTGAACTTTGTGCCCAAGCTCACAAAATCATATTACGTG TCTGATATTTTACTCCCGGAGAGTCTCAACCAGCTTCTAAAGGAACCCGAAG GAAATGAAAAAGAGGACCAGAGAGAAACCGTTCTAAAAGAATTAGTAGAAATATGGCGGAAGGGTGGAGGCTGGTATCCACGCCGAGATCAGCAGCAAAACCCTGAGAAAAGGCAGGATCGACAAATTCATTCCGTCCTGAGTAGCATCGTCGGTGGTCTTAAGTCTCTGGGAATCTTGCCTAGAAAGGCGATCGGCCTGCCCTCTCTAAACCAGCCGCTCGACAGAAACAGACTGTCCGGATTTCTGTACAACATCTCCATGTACCTTCAGGAGATGAGCGCTGAACTGGACGACGATCAGGCTTTCAGCGACGAGCACTTTTGGGAGAACTTGTTGCATTCTTTCATTCAGTCCGATGGAAGGAATCCACATGGGCCATGGGCGAGCCGTGTTCCTCCTAGACCGAGTTTTAGGCTACAGGAGCTCTTCCTGTCTTTGAGAGGCAGTCCACACTGGGATGGACTACTCGGGCTTGTCCAGAGCGTCCTTACAGTTATCGAGCAGCAACCTCAGAGACCTCTTCTGACATTTGTGTCACAAAACTGGAAGACCATCAGCGCTTTGCTGGACACTGCTCTACAAGCGCTGGTCAGTGGGACCTACAGCCAAGCCAGTGCAGGTCTGCAGGGATTCATCTGCATTCTGAAGGGCCAAAATGATTGTGATTTTAATCTGACCTGGCTGCAGCAACTCCTGACCTTTCTGGAGACGAGAAACTGGAAACCGGTGGTGAATCTGCACCCGGGAAGCGTCGCGAGCGATCACAGGGAGGGCTCACTTTCTGGGCGCTTGAAGCCGTTTAGTGTCCCACCTGAGGCGTTACGTGAGGAGAGCGGTCACATGAACATTGCATCATCCGTTGGTGAGAGCATTACCTCTATGAAAACACTGCTAATGCAGGCTTTGTCCAAGTCGAATCCCGGGGAAAGGGCGGCACATTTTGCCGAACGTAATCCCGCCCTCATCCAGGGTCTCGATGGCTTGAGACGGGGATTGTTGCGCCGAGTGGGCAGCACGGTGTACGGCAACCTGAGAAGTAAGGTTTCACGTGTGACCATGGCATTGCTGGATGATTTAggaggcatggctgaggaaccACAGTCCAGTCAGCAAGGAAGATGCTCTGTAG GTGATCTGAGGCAGCTCATATTGTG GGGCATTAGACATAATGTGACATGGGACGCCCAAGAAATGGGTTTTACCTCACACGGTTTACCAATCAGACCCTCATTGATGTCATGTCCGTCTTCAGAAAAAGGAAACAATTCAGATCCTTTAAGACAGCCGAGATCTTTAAAAACATCCAGACGTCTTCAACAGCAGCCGACATACCCTAATCAAACAGACTCAGAGCTCTCCGCGTCGGCCGAGATCCTGGAGGCTGCGTGCAACGCCTCTATACCCGGCCTCACCGGCGTATCCAACTTCACCGTTTTCCTGTACTGTAACCTTTTCGATGGGGGTGACGCCACGCTGGACCCCGAGGTCGGCCATGGAGTCCCAGATTTGCAAGTCAGCTGTTCGAACGCAGCGTGGTACCTCTCTGCTGCGGAGGAAGATTTCCTCTGGGTGCACATCTGCAGCGAGTTCTTCGCACAAGATTTCAACAATACAGTGTGCGCCAACTCTTCCTTTTGGCTTCAGCAAGCTTATCAG GCAGCTGCGACCAAGGATTACCATTACTTCAACCAATCAACCATCAATGACCTGTGCCTACAGCTATCCAGCGACGTTCCTGGAAGTTCTGGAAGTTCCACAGAGGACTGCTTAGCAATGCTCAGCACCAGATCCTTAAGTGCCGAGGATTTCAGGAGGTGTTTCCTGCCCAACGATTCCGCTCTGATCTCTGCCCTGTGTGGCAATGCATCTTCACCTTTAGCCCACGATGGCTGGGCAGCAGAATATTGCTCCAAAGTTCTGCACCATGACTCCAAAGAAACGATGTGCAGTTTTCCAGACTGGACAGAAGAACATTTCACTAACACAACGATCCTCGAGTTCTGTCGAGACACTGAAGGTCTGAGGGATTATCTTTGCAGTAACGTCAGCCTGTACCTCAAGCTTCTTCCTAAGCAACATCTACTATCAGACTTCTGCGGCTCGGACTCGGTGCCAAAGCAGGACGCCAAGTGTGTCCTCCAGCAGCTCTTTGATATGCTACCGGCTCCGTATGACTTTGATACCTACCAGCTCTGTGTTAACCCCGTGTCCATCCTGCAGGAAACCCTGTATAATCTGAGCCACTGTGAGGGTGTCGTGGATGAACGGATCGGCTGGCTGGCCACCGTGAGCTACGTGCTGCAAGTGCTGGACTTCGTCGTGGGGCTCTCGGCAGGCCTCGACGAGGGCGAACAGGAGGTCCGGCAGGGTCTCGGACAAGCTATCCTTCTCACCAGGCTTTTAAACAATGCGTCGTTCTGGACAAATCTCAGGTCCAACGCATCCGTTAGCGTTCTGCAGACGGTCGGTGTGTTTCTCAGACAGGAGAAGAATCCGTCTCTTAAGGAGGACCTTCTTAGCTGTTTTAGT CCTGTTTTGTGGGATCTGATTCAGAAAGAGGACAACTCATCTGCACTCAGATTTTTATTACAg GAATACCTCCAGATGCCTAGAGAGAGAATTCGCACCCTCGTCCTGTCGGCAGAAAAAGACGCAGTGAAAAGGTTTCTGTCTCACGTCCACCATCGCTGGGATCAATTACAAGTCGAGACAATACAG GCTTCGCCGAAGGAAAAAGAAGCGATGGAGACCATGACCGCCGCCTTCATCCACAAATTCCCACGCGTTACTCCAGAACTCTTCGTGGACCTCTCACAGTTCATCCCATACATGTCTGTATCAGATATCATGAACTTCCCTGCGTCGCTGATGGTCAACGACAGCGT GCTGACGGCTATACGCGACCACAGCTCCCAGATGAAATCTCCTCAGAAACAAGCGTTTGTGAAACGCCTCCTGCAGTCGAACGTGGTGGGAGACGTCCCGTCGTGGCCGCCGTACTTCCTCACCTCCATTCTTCCTCTCCTCCCGCACCTTCCCGTCAGTCACTTCCAGCAGCTGACGTCCCAGCAG CTCAGCCCCCTGCTGGAAATGCTGGCAAACAGCAGCCTGGATGTCGTCAGGGGGCGTCATGTGATTCGCACCGTGTACAGCAAGAAGAATCTGACGAACGACACAATCATGAG ATTAGGCTTCCTAATATGCTACCTGAATTCAGAGGAGCTACATCACGTCCTGTCCGTGTCCCCCGTCTCACCGGTTCTGTGGCAGCAGGTTGCCGAGTGTGTTTCGGATGGACATGTCAGTGGAAATGGCAGA CTCTCTCATTGGCTGGCTCTGGCCCTGAAACCTCTGAATGCCAGCCTGTTATCTTCACCGACTCTGAGCTCTATCCGTGGTGTTCTACCCCAGCTCGGTGCCTCGTTCCTGCAGCCACTTCATTCGGGTGAGGTGTTGGAACTCTTGTCTGTGCCTGGGATTCCCACGTTCTCACCTGCACAG GCGTTCCAGATTTTAAGAAAAATATCCCAGGAAATCCCAAAT ATCAGCGCCAACACGTTATGCAGACTGAAGCCGTTATTTCGGGGTTTGTCTCCGGCCTTTCTGAGGAACCTGATTGTACCCGGTTCAGAAGGGGCGTCTGACTGCCAGTGCTGGAGCTCCATGCTGAGAGACCTGCAGCCTGCCCATCGGGTCATGGTACACGGTGCACTACGAGAG GCTCTGAAGCGCTCATCAGCGAACCTTACGCACTACCTGCGCTGCTTTTTACCCATCGTGTCCCTGAAGAAACTTTCCACTGAGCTCGATGCGCCGACGATCCTTGATCATATATCTCAGTACAGAAACCTGCCGTGGTCCCCTCAACAG GCGCAGCTGCTGTTCAGAACGATTCAGCAAAGCGACAACATCAGCGGAGAGACGTTACT ACATTTAGGCCACATTGCAGGTGGGATGGACTGTAAGCACCTGCAGTTTTGGGCCAACGAGTCCGACTTCTCCGAACTGTTGCGGTTTCTTACGGAGCTGCCGGGAGGATTAAGGCCGGCACTG AGGAAATGTGTTGTGGACGAGCTGAGGAAAAGTCCAGATCTGAATCTGGACGGTCTCGCCCCCTCATTTATCGCCCAGTTACC TGCGACGATGATTGAGAAATTGTCCAACTCCTCGCTGATGGCCATCCTGAACCACTTACAGAGACACTTCATTGATTTCCTGCAGCTTCCCCGGCACAAACAGACGACCTTGGCTGAGAGAGCCGTCAGCGTGCTC GGCATTTCTGAGGACAGAATCTCCGGGGCCTCCATGGACCTGCTGGGTCCTCTCGTCTTCTTCCTGGACAGAGACGTTTTGTCTCAGGTGGACAGAGAAGCGCTGAAGCTGCGTCTGGAGGATCTGAGGCAGTACTGCATGCCCCCGGATTCCTTTAAGGAAGTGGCTATACTGCTTACAGAGAGGAGCATGTTAGG ACAGCCGAAGTCGTGGACCGCAGGAGACGTTGAGCATGTCGGTCGGCTGGTGTTCACCTTGTCACCCCAACTGATTCAATCTCTACCACTG GATGATATAGGTTCAGACACGATCGAGCAGGTCCTGCAGGCTCAGCGGCACTGGGAAGAAACCGCCGTGGGTGAAGCGTGTGCCGACCCCAAAGGACTAAGAGACAAGATCTACAGCTTCATTCACAAGATCATCAGAGGCCGTAAGTGGATGAGAAGAG AACCAATCCCAAGCTGTGCAGATATCAGAGGGACGTTTCCTGCAGCCTGGCGCTGGTACCAGCTGAACCGGATGAAGAGAAAAGAGCTGGTGGAGTGTGTCGAGTTCCTGGGTCAGGACGGTTCTTTAGATGCAGAACAGCGCTGGGCACTGTGGGCAGAACTCAGACAG GTGTATAAGCCTGTGAGGACTCTCAGGTCAGAGCAGGTGCTGGAGCTGGGCTGTATCATCACCGAGATGAGTGAGAGGGAGCTGCAGGCTCTGAACCTCTCTGACCTGGCTGTGGTGGCTCATCTTGGCAGCTTTAGGCACTGGAACCCAAGAAAA ATGAGAGCAGCTTTACAGGGATTCCTCCGACAGCACAAGCAGAAGCCTGAAGACCTTGGAGTCATGGAACTGGTTTCTCTTGGACATCTGCTTTGTGGCTTCAGTCCCTCTGAAATCTCTCGGCTAGACCCGTTTAACCTGAG tgtgtctgcaTTCTTCCTGAGGGAGATGGACCTGCCCTGCTCCGAGCAGCAGATCCAGGCTCTGACCGCTCGACTCTCCAGCACTTCTGGCTTTGGTCCCGTCAGTAGCTGGAGTGCAGAGATCTTCACTGAGATCGGGAATCTGGCGG CCGGTCTGGACGACATGGTGTTATCTTCTCTGGTGAAGGAACAGATGGAAGGACTGACCCCATCCGCAATATCTCTGATGCACCCAAATAAAATGGCT GTGGTGTTCAGCGTCTCTCAGTTCTCCTGGTTGAACTCTGAACAGGCGTGGGCAGTGACTGAGGAGCAGTGGAAAAAGCTGGACAGCAGGCAGAAACAGGCACTAAGCATGGCACAGTATGAGGGAGACATGATGCTCGAACACAGAG GCAGGAACCAGGCTCCCGCGGTTTGGCTTGCTGACCACCTAACAGCATGCACACTGTTTTTACTCTGTTTTCTCTTGCATTCATTATAA